Proteins from a genomic interval of Methanohalophilus levihalophilus:
- a CDS encoding DUF357 domain-containing protein produces the protein MAAELAEKVERYERLLRQALEKAVVSPIEGSHMKRAGEDFREMAESYYKDGMHFIESDDPVNALVCFSYGHAWLDAGARLGVFDVDDDVLFTI, from the coding sequence GTGGCTGCGGAACTTGCTGAGAAAGTTGAGCGTTATGAACGTCTGCTGAGGCAGGCCCTTGAGAAAGCCGTCGTATCCCCGATTGAAGGCTCCCATATGAAACGTGCGGGAGAAGATTTCAGAGAAATGGCCGAATCATATTATAAGGATGGTATGCATTTCATAGAATCAGATGATCCGGTAAATGCGCTTGTGTGTTTCAGTTATGGTCATGCCTGGCTGGACGCAGGAGCAAGACTGGGTGTATTTGATGTAGACGATGATGTACTGTTCACCATATAA
- a CDS encoding DUF555 domain-containing protein, producing the protein MPNYHVTLEAAWLVRDVKSADDAIGVAIAEAGKRLNPKLDFVEVDVGTTFCPACNEPISSVFMAANTAIVGLVLQMKVFDAETEEHASRIAKSVIGRALRDVPLSVIEVEDFE; encoded by the coding sequence ATGCCAAACTATCATGTGACCCTTGAAGCTGCCTGGTTGGTAAGGGATGTAAAGAGTGCCGATGATGCTATCGGTGTTGCAATTGCAGAAGCCGGAAAACGCTTGAATCCAAAACTGGATTTTGTTGAGGTTGATGTCGGAACTACATTTTGTCCGGCATGTAATGAACCAATTAGCAGTGTATTCATGGCTGCAAACACCGCAATTGTAGGTCTGGTTCTCCAGATGAAAGTTTTCGATGCGGAAACAGAAGAACATGCATCCCGGATTGCAAAATCTGTTATTGGAAGGGCACTGCGGGATGTTCCACTGAGCGTTATCGAAGTGGAGGATTTCGAGTAA
- a CDS encoding carbohydrate kinase family protein translates to MTEMISVVGHAALDYLFEVERIASPNESYPILEYETLFGGGAANIAAAIATLGGNASLISAVGNDFEHSGFESHLENIGVDLSLLYHIEDKKCTRAFVYTDRQHNQSSYFYWGSSAKFPELEPPEVDFVHLATAEASFNARMSKKADFVCFDPGQDLVTYSKENLVTILDNTDILFANRHEIRRVSSMTHRSFEDLKNSIDTIIVTCDAGGSRIYHQGSHIHIPAVKVEAVDPTGAGDGYRAGFLVAFKKGFSLETCGKIGAVVASFVVERTGCQTNLPTWEIMQKRYEENFGQLP, encoded by the coding sequence ATGACTGAAATGATTTCCGTGGTGGGGCATGCAGCTCTTGATTACCTCTTTGAGGTAGAGAGGATTGCTTCACCCAATGAATCCTATCCAATTTTAGAATACGAAACTCTTTTTGGCGGAGGAGCTGCAAATATTGCTGCGGCAATTGCAACTCTTGGGGGCAATGCTTCCCTGATTTCCGCTGTTGGGAATGATTTTGAACATTCCGGTTTTGAATCTCATCTGGAAAATATTGGTGTAGATCTATCGCTGCTTTACCATATTGAAGACAAAAAATGCACTCGCGCATTTGTTTACACGGACAGGCAGCATAATCAGTCATCATACTTTTACTGGGGCTCATCTGCAAAATTTCCTGAACTGGAACCGCCGGAAGTTGATTTTGTTCATCTTGCAACAGCAGAAGCAAGCTTCAATGCCCGTATGTCCAAAAAGGCAGATTTCGTGTGCTTTGATCCCGGGCAGGATCTTGTGACTTATTCAAAAGAAAACCTGGTTACAATACTTGATAATACGGATATTCTTTTTGCAAACAGGCATGAGATAAGAAGAGTTTCCAGCATGACGCACAGGTCATTTGAAGATCTCAAAAACAGCATTGATACAATTATTGTGACTTGTGATGCTGGAGGCAGCCGTATTTATCATCAGGGTTCACATATTCATATCCCGGCTGTAAAGGTCGAAGCGGTTGATCCGACCGGTGCCGGGGATGGTTACAGGGCAGGTTTCCTTGTAGCTTTCAAAAAAGGATTTTCTCTTGAAACATGTGGAAAGATTGGCGCAGTTGTAGCATCCTTTGTTGTGGAGCGCACTGGCTGCCAGACTAATCTTCCTACATGGGAAATAATGCAAAAAAGATATGAAGAGAATTTCGGGCAATTGCCCTGA